The Dethiosulfovibrio peptidovorans genome has a segment encoding these proteins:
- a CDS encoding histidine kinase — MKVGDLIDRDLSALSESCPVSEAIEILYRHKASGLPVLSDTDELVGFISEKDIIKAALPGYAHMLEDSSFLPDYGQFSSRLQAISSDPVSKYMKTDVITFNEDDSDFYVADMVIKDNIKIAPVLRDGRLIGVVSRSHLVRHLLLHPEDVDEALKQKN; from the coding sequence ATGAAAGTAGGCGACCTGATCGACAGAGATCTGTCCGCGTTGTCAGAGAGCTGTCCCGTCTCAGAGGCCATCGAGATCTTGTACCGCCACAAAGCCTCAGGTCTTCCCGTTTTGAGTGATACAGACGAGCTCGTGGGGTTTATCAGCGAAAAGGACATTATCAAAGCTGCTTTGCCTGGATATGCCCACATGCTGGAGGATTCGTCCTTCCTCCCGGACTACGGCCAGTTCAGTTCCCGGCTTCAGGCCATCTCGTCGGATCCTGTGAGCAAATACATGAAGACAGATGTGATCACTTTCAACGAGGATGATAGTGATTTTTACGTGGCTGACATGGTGATCAAGGACAACATTAAAATTGCTCCGGTCCTTCGGGACGGACGGCTCATCGGTGTTGTCAGCCGATCCCATCTTGTGCGCCATCTTCTTCTTCATCCAGAGGACGTGGACGAGGCGCTGAAACAAAAAAACTAA